Genomic segment of Planctomycetota bacterium:
GATGCAGGAAAAGACCAACTGCAGCTCCGCGTGCTGGGGAATATCGGACTGGCGGAAAATCACGCTTTTCTCCGGGTCGATTCCGCAGGCTATCCAATCCGTCACATTATCCATGGAATATTCCGCCAAGTGCGAAGAATCCTCGTATTCGCTCATCAGGGCGTGCCAATCCGCCACCATATAAAAGCAATCATATTCTGATTGCAGTTTAACCCAGTTCTCCAGGGCGCCGACCAGGTGTCCCAGGTGGAGTTTGCCTGTCGGCCTCATTCCGGAAAGTATTCGTTGTTTCTCCATAATTTCTACCTAATAAAGCTTATTAAAAAATAATTCAGCTTTGCCATCAATAAATTCAGAAAAGAAAATCCGCCGGTCACAACCAAAACCATAATAATTATGAAGCCAAACGGTTCTATCCTATCCAATGATGCTTTCATATCCCACGGAAGAAAATAACGCAGTATCCTCGACCCATCCAGCGGAGGAATAGGAATAATGTTAAACAAAGCCAAAAGGATATTGATGTATATAAACAAATAAAACAACGTTATATTGAATTCCAACAAACTATGGTTAAACGTGGTCCTGTTTGCCAGAAAAGCAAACCCTAAAAAGAAACAAAATCCTATAATTGCCAGGAGCAAATTGGAAAAAGGGCCGGCTAAACTGCTTAGCATCATGCCTTTTTCCGAATCACGGAAATTATACGGGTTTATCGGCACCGGTTTCGCGCCCCCGAAAACAAACCCGCTGGTAAAAAACAGAACCACCGGCAATATGATAGTCATAAACGGATCAATGTGTTTTAGGGGGTTAAGTGTTATACGCCCTTGATAGTAAGCCGTATTATCCCCCAATTTATAAGCGACCCATCCATGGGCACATTCGTGGATAATCGCTGAAAAGCCCAGTATGGTAAACGACAATACCAGCCAGATTATATCCATTTAACAATCCTCTACACAAAGATTTCATTATATAAACACTCCCTGCCCATTTCAAATATAATTTAACTTGCTTTTCCGCCTTATTGCTGGTAAAATGCTCAAGTTATATGGATATTAAATACGCCAGGAGTATTTTGTTGTCTGAAACAAAGGCAATCCAATCCCTTTCCGGGCGGATAAATGCCTCTTTCAAGAAGGCAATCGGGATGCTCCTTTCCTGCAAGGGCAGGGTGGTCGTGACCGGAATGGGCAAGACCGGAATCATCGGGGAAAAGATTTCCGCGACGCTCGCTTCCACCGGCACACCTTCGCTCTTCCTCCATCCGGCTGAGGCATACCACGGCGACCTGGGCAGGCTCGCCAAAAACGATATCGTCCTTTTATTATCCAACAGCGGCGAGACCGAAGAGGTCGTAAAATTGCTGCCCGCGGTAAAGAAAATCGGCGCGGTGGTCATCGCCATGACAGGCTCGGCTAAATCGACCATCGGCAAATTGAGCGACGTCGTCCTGGAAACGGGCAAGATAAAGGAAGCCTGCCCCTGGGATATCGTCCCGACGGCATCGACCACTGCCATGCTCGCCTTAGGCGACGCCCTGGCTTTGACGGTCTTTAAACACCGCAAATTCACCAAGGAACAATTCGCTTTATACCATCCGGGCGGGGAGCTCGGCAGGAGGCTGCTCAAAGTAAAGGAAGTCATGCGTTCCGGCAAATTCAACCCGGTCATCAAAGAAGACCGCCCGGTAAAAGACGCGCTGGTCATCATCACCCAGAAACGCGCCGGCGCGGTGAATATCGTAAATAAATCCGGCAAACTCACCGGCATTTTCACGGACGGCGACCTGAGGCGCCATATAGAAAAAAGCCCTGATATACTGACACACCCCGTAAAATCCATCATGACGGCAAACCCGTTGACAACTACCGCCAGCTCACTGGCAGTGGAGGCATTACGCATCCTTAAAGAAAAGAAGATAGACGAACTGCCCGTGGTTGACGATAAAAAACATCCGGTCGGAATGCTGGATGTCCAGGACTTATTGGATGTAGGAT
This window contains:
- a CDS encoding KpsF/GutQ family sugar-phosphate isomerase, producing the protein MDIKYARSILLSETKAIQSLSGRINASFKKAIGMLLSCKGRVVVTGMGKTGIIGEKISATLASTGTPSLFLHPAEAYHGDLGRLAKNDIVLLLSNSGETEEVVKLLPAVKKIGAVVIAMTGSAKSTIGKLSDVVLETGKIKEACPWDIVPTASTTAMLALGDALALTVFKHRKFTKEQFALYHPGGELGRRLLKVKEVMRSGKFNPVIKEDRPVKDALVIITQKRAGAVNIVNKSGKLTGIFTDGDLRRHIEKSPDILTHPVKSIMTANPLTTTASSLAVEALRILKEKKIDELPVVDDKKHPVGMLDVQDLLDVGLV
- a CDS encoding site-2 protease family protein, whose product is MDIIWLVLSFTILGFSAIIHECAHGWVAYKLGDNTAYYQGRITLNPLKHIDPFMTIILPVVLFFTSGFVFGGAKPVPINPYNFRDSEKGMMLSSLAGPFSNLLLAIIGFCFFLGFAFLANRTTFNHSLLEFNITLFYLFIYINILLALFNIIPIPPLDGSRILRYFLPWDMKASLDRIEPFGFIIIMVLVVTGGFSFLNLLMAKLNYFLISFIR